ttcgcctctttatTCTGACTTCGAAAATATTGGAGCTGATTTCCGACTGAGGTAGGTTTTGGCTAGCAGTATCCGCTGCCGCAATCGTCCGGAGCCTTCCGGAGTTGCTCGGAGTCAGTGTCGGAGTCATTCAGAATCAGATGGAATTAGAGGCAACCGGAGTCGCCCAGAGACGGCAGGAGTCGTAATCGACAGGAGATGATGGGAGTCGGATTTGGCCGAGGCCGATGCAAGGATGCTGTCGCAAAACATTGATGTCGTCGTTAAATGCTATTCTTAGGCTGGCAATACACGAACCGAGATACTCAACATCACACCCAAATCACTAGTAGAATATTTTTTGAATCAATAACAATATATTTCAAATTGTCTTTTATCAAAAATATAGTTAAAAATATCACTAGACACTAGATTGCTGCAcaacaaatgtttttgttaaCCGGTTCATCGCAGAAAATGTTCGCCACGACAgaccaactgtcaaattcatgcacaaattgataaaaatagaTTTCATTTTGGCAAATTCAATCGCCCATCAGCACTCAGCCGGTCTGTcagattttataacaaaattgACGGCAAAAGTGTTGTGTACTGAATTGCCAAACTACGATGAGTTTCAATCGATAGGTTTATTAAAAGTGATTGTGATATTTGCATTCCCCAACTTTTTATAGTCCAGAATGCAACAATGTGAACTATTATCAATTAATATTTATCATATGAAAATGATTATAATGTGTGCTATGATCCAACATCCAAGTCATACGCGATTTCGATTCATGTATTTCCAGCCGTAGGAATAATGAATTGTTTACAATGCCCACACTCATAGCAAGAGACGAAAAAACTAAACGAAACGTACTGCCGGCCCGACACTGACCTGCCCGGGCAATTCCGACTTCAGTTTGATTCTGTTTCTAACCGATTTTGGTTGGAACTAGTGGTTCCGATTTTGTCGGAGTCGGAATGGGACTAACAATAATTTTGTTATGGgacaataataatttaataacgctattatttttttttattttcaggtCTTAATGGgacaataataatttaataacgctattatttttttttattttcaggtCTTATAGTCTAATAACAATAATGTGGAATGGCCAAATAACAAACGTATGTCATGTTGAAACAGCAAATTGGATACACAAATACACCAGCGAAGATTTTTATTACACAttctatttttcctttcgtatTTTATTTGTCCATTTAACACCCTGTGCCAGTCTCGTAGCTCtaaatgttttcctttttagGGCCATGAAACAAGCTCAAAAGAAGAGAGAACGGCTTTTTAAGGACAACAAGAAACGTGAATGTAAACGGATCCGCGATTCTAACTGTACTACTCTTATGTTAATTGTTGTGGTTACCGTCTTCTTAGTTGTAGAAATACCACTAGGTGTTATTACAGCACTTCATATTATATCATCTCTCATTTACGAATTTCTTGATTACTATGTTgctaatttgtttattttgttcgctaatttttttctaataGTCAGTTATCCAATTAATTTCGCGATTTATTGCGGAATGTCGCGTCAATTTCGTGAGACATTCAAAGGAATATTTGTTCAATCAGATTCTCaaatcaaaataacaaaagaATATGGTTCATCGAAGTATTCGTTAGTAAATGGACCGAGAACCTGTACAAATGAAACTGTGATTTAACTGTGGTTAGATAGCAGGTGTACCAGTGTAAATTAGTACGAAAAACTAGCAAACTTttattag
This genomic interval from Anopheles merus strain MAF chromosome 3L, AmerM5.1, whole genome shotgun sequence contains the following:
- the LOC121600152 gene encoding sex peptide receptor isoform X2, coding for MNELNNDSTYSYYNCLASEGNTSYLNVSCETILNYSIPLYGYCIPILLLVTLTANSLIIIILNKRSMASPTNCILMAMALCDMFTLLFPAPGLIYMYTFGNHYKPLSPVIACYVWNALNEILPAMCHTASVWLTLALAVQRYIYVCHAPARNWCTIPRVKKCIAYICATAFLHQSSRFFDKSYSLITIMWNGQITNVCHVETANWIHKYTSEDFYYTFYFSFRILFVHLTPCASLVALNVFLFRAMKQAQKKRERLFKDNKKRECKRIRDSNCTTLMLIVVVTVFLVVEIPLGVITALHIISSLIYEFLDYYVANLFILFANFFLIVSYPINFAIYCGMSRQFRETFKGIFVQSDSQIKITKEYGSSKYSLVNGPRTCTNETVI